Proteins encoded together in one Canis aureus isolate CA01 chromosome 21, VMU_Caureus_v.1.0, whole genome shotgun sequence window:
- the SPTBN2 gene encoding spectrin beta chain, non-erythrocytic 2 isoform X3 has protein sequence MSSTLSPTDFDSLEIQGQYSDINNRWDLPDSDWDNDSSSARLFERSRIKALADEREAVQKKTFTKWVNSHLARVTCRVGDLYSDLRDGRNLLRLLEVLSGETLPKPTKGRMRIHCLENVDKALQFLKEQKVHLENMGSHDIVDGNHRLTLGLVWTIILRFQIQDISVETEDNKEKKSAKDALLLWCQMKTAGYPNVNVHNFTTSWRDGLAFNAIVHKHRPDLLDFESLKKCNAHYNLQNAFNLAEKELGLTKLLDPEDVNVDQPDEKSIITYVATYYHYFSKMKALAVEGKRIGKVLDHAMEAERLVEKYESLASELLQWIEQTIVTLNDRQLANSLSGVQNQLQSFNSYRTVEKPPKFTEKGNLEVLLFTIQSKLRANNQKVYTPREGRLISDINKAWERLEKAEHERELALRTELIRQEKLEQLAARFDRKAAMRETWLSENQRLVSQDNFGLELAAVEAAVRKHEAIETDIVAYSGRVQAVDAVAAELAAERYHDIKRIAARQHNVARLWDFLRQMVAARRERLLLNLELQKVFQDLLYLMDWMEEMKGRLQSQDLGKHLAGVEDLLQLHELVEADIAVQAERVRAVSASALRFCDPGKEYKPCDPQLVTERVASLEQSYEALCELAAARRARLEESRRLWRFLWEVGEAEAWVREQQHLLASAETGRDLTGVLRLLNKHTALRGEMSGRQGPLKLTLEQGQQLVAEGHPGARQAATRMAELQAQWERLEALAEERAQRLAQAASLYQFQADANDMEAWLVDALRLVSSPELGHDEFSTQALARQHRALEEEIRSHRPALDALRDQAVALPAALSRTPEVQGRVPSLERHYKELQARAGERARALEAALALYTMLSEAGACGLWVEEKEQWLNGLALPERLEDLEVVQQRFETLEPEMNALAARITAVNDIAEQLLKASPPGKDSIVNTQKQLNHRWQQFRTLADGKKAALMSALSIQNYHLECTETQAWMREKTKVIESTQGLGNDLAGVLALQRKLAGTERDLEAIAARVGELTREANALATGHPAQASAINARLGEVQAGWEDLRATMRRREESLGEARRLQDFLRSLDDFQAWLGRTQTSVASEEGPATLPEAEALLAQHAALRGEVERARGEYSRLRALGEEVTRDQADPQCLFLRQRLEALGTGWEELGRMWESRQGRLAQAHGFQGFLRDARQAEGVLSSQEYVLSHTEMPGTLQAADAAIKKLEDFMSTMDANGERIRGLLEAGRQLVSEGNIHAEKIQEKADSIERRHKKNQEAVQQLLGRLRDNREQQHFLQDCHELKLWIDEKMLTAQDVSYDEARNLHTKWQKHQAFMAELAANKDWLDKVDKEGRELTLEKPELKALVSEKLEDLHKRWDRLESTTQAKARSLFDANRAELFAQSCSALESWLESLQAQLHSDDYGKDLTSVNILLKKQQMLEREMAVREKEVEAIQAQATALAQEDQGAGEVERTSRAVEEKFRALCQPMKERCQRLQASREQHQFHRDVEDEILWVTERLPMASSMEHGKDLPSVQLLMKKNQTLQKEIQGHEPRIADLTERQRAVGAAAAGPELAELQEMWKHLSRELELRGKRLEEALRAQQFYRDAAEAEAWMGEQELHMMGQEKAKDELSAQAEVKKHQVLEQALADYAQTIHQLAVSSQDMIDHNHPESTRISIRQAQVDKLYASLKELAGERRERLQEHLRLCQLRRELDDLEQWIQEREVVAASHELGQDYEHVTMLRDKFREFSRDTSTIGQERVDGANALANGLIAGGHAARATVAEWKDSLNEAWADLLELLDTRGQVLAAAHELQRFLHGARQALARVQHKQQQLPDGTGRDLNAAEALQRRHCAFEHDIQALSAQVQQVQDDGHRLQKAYAGDKAEEIGRHMQAVAEAWTQLQGSSAARRQLLLDTTDKFRFFKAVRELMLWMDGVNLQMDAQERPRDVSSADLVIKNHQGIKAEIEARADRFSSCIDMGQGLLARSHYAAEEISEKLSQLQARRQETADKWQEKMDWLQLVLEVLVFGRDAGMAEAWLCSQEPLVRSAELGCTVDEVESLIKRHEAFQKSAVAWEERFSALEKLTALEEQEQERKRKKEEEERRKQPPAPEPTARRPEGDLVDSQTAPDATWDRTHPRPPAPTQQASVNGVCTDAESPQPLLEQQRLEQSSFPEGPGSGTGDEANGPRGEKQTRTRGPAPPVMPQSRSSESARVATLPPRGPELSAQEQMEGMLCRKQEMEAFGKKAANRSWQNVYCVLRRGSLGFYKDSKAASMGVPYHGEVPVSLARAQGSVAFDYRKRKHVFKLGLQDGKEYLFQAKDEAEMSSWLRVVNAAIATASSASGEPEEPAVPSATRGMTRAMTMPPVSPVGAEGPVVLRSKDGREREREKRFSFFKKSK, from the exons ATCCAAGACATCAGTGTGGAAACAGAAGACAACAAGGAGAAGAAGTCAGCCAAGGATGCCCTACTGCTGTGGTGCCAGATGAAGACCGCAGG GTATCCCAATGTCAACGTGCACAACTTCACCACCAGCTGGAGAGATGGGCTGGCCTTTAATGCCATTGTGCATAAGCACCG GCCAGATCTGCTGGATTTTGAATCGCTGAAGAAGTGCAACGCACACTACAATCTGCAAAACGCTTTCAATCTGGCTGAGAAGGAGCTGGGGCTCACGAAGCTGCTGGATCCTGAAG ATGTGAATGTGGACCAACCAGATGAGAAATCAATCATTACTTATGTGGCTACTTATTATCACTACTTCTCCAAGATGAAGGCCCTGGCTGTGGAAGGCAAAAGGATTGGCAAG GTGCTGGACCATGCCATGGAGGCAGAGCGCCTAGTGGAAAAATATGAGTCCCTGGCCTCAGAGCTGTTGCAGTGGATTGAGCAAACAATTGTGACCCTCAATGACCGGCAGCTGGCCAACTCTCTGAGCGGGGTCCAGAACCAGCTGCAGTCCTTCAATTCCTATCGCACGGTAGAGAAGCCACCCAA GTTCACTGAGAAGGGGAACTTGGAAGTTCTGCTCTTCACCATCCAGAGCAAACTGCGAGCCAACAATCAGAAGGTCTACACACCTCGCGAGGGCCGGCTCATCTCTGACATCAACAAG GCTTGGGAGCGGCTGGAGAAAGCTGAGCATGAGCGCGAGCTGGCCCTGCGCACCGAGCTGATCCGCCAGGAGAAGCTGGAGCAGCTGGCCGCCCGCTTCGACCGCAAAGCCGCCATGCGGGAGACCTGGCTGAGCGAGAACCAGCGCCTTGTGTCCCAG GACAACTTTGGCCTGGAACTGGCAGCCGTCGAGGCAGCAGTGCGGAAGCACGAGGCCATCGAGACGGACATCGTGGCCTACAGCGGCAGGGTGCAAGCCGTGGATGCGGTGGCCGCAGAGCTGGCCGCCGAGCGCTACCATGACATCAAGCGCATTGCGGCACGCCAGCACAACGTGGCGCGGCTCTGGGACTTCCTGCGGCAGATGGTGGCAGCCCGGCGGGAGCGGCTCCTCCTCAACCTGGAGCTGCAGAAGGTGTTTCAGGACCTGCTCTACCTCATGGACTGGATGGAAGAGATGAAG GGCCGGCTGCAGTCTCAGGACCTGGGCAAGCATCTGGCTGGAGTGGAGGACCTGCTGCAGCTGCACGAGCTGGTAGAAGCAGACATCGCTGTGCAGGCTGAGAGGGTGCGGGCTGTCAGTGCCTCTGCGCTGCGCTTCTGTGACCCAGGGAAAG AGTACAAACCATGTGACCCGCAGCTGGTGACAGAGCGGGTGGCTTCCCTGGAGCAGAGCTATGAGGCACTGTGTGAGTTAGCAGCGGCCCGACGGGCCCGTTTGGAGGAGTCCCGGCGCCTCTGGCGGTTCCTCTGGGAGGTGGGTGAGGCCGAGGCCTGGGTTCGGGAGCAGCAGCATCTGCTGGCTTCAGCAGAAACTGGCCGGGACCTGACTGGCGTCCTCCGCCTGCTCAACAAACACACAGCCCTGCGGGGTGAGATGAGCGGCCGCCAGGGGCCCTTGAAGCTTACGCTGGAACAGGGCCAGCAGTTAGTCGCAGAGGGCCATCCGGGAGCCCGCCAGGCTGCCACCCGCATGGCTGAGCTGCAGGCCCAGTGGGAGCGGCTGGAGGCTCTGGCAGAGGAGCGCGCCCAGCGGCTTGCCCAGGCCGCCAGTCTCTACCAGTTCCAGGCAGATGCCAACGACATGGAGGCCTGGCTGGTGGACGCACTGCGCCTCGTGTCCAGCCCCGAGCTGGGGCATGATGAGTTCTCCACACAGGCCCTGGCCCGACAGCATCGGGCCCTGGAGGAGGAGATCCGAAGCCACCGGCCAGCCCTGGATGCCCTGCGGGATCAGGCCGTGGCCCTGCCTGCTGCACTGAGCCGCACACCAGAGGTGCAGGGCCGGGTGCCTAGCCTGGAGCGGCACTATAAGGAGCTGCAGGCCCGGGCAGGCGAGCGAGCACGGGCCCTGGAAGCAGCCCTGGCCCTCTACACCATGCTCAGCGAGGCAGGGGCCTGTGGGCTGTGggtggaggagaaggagcagTGGCTTAATGGGCTGGCCCTGCCTGAGCGCCTGGAAGACCTGGAGGTGGTGCAGCAAAG GTTCGAGACCCTGGAGCCTGAGATGAACGCCCTCGCAGCACGGATTACTGCTGTAAATGACATTGCAGAGCAGTTGCTGAAAGCCAGCCCCCCGGGCAAGGACAGCATTGTCAATACCCAGAAGCAGCTCAACCacag GTGGCAGCAGTTTCGGACCCTGGCAGACGGCAAGAAGGCAGCCCTGATGTCAGCCCTGAGCATCCAGAACTACCACTTAGAGTGCACAGAGACCCAGGCCTGGATGAGAGAGAAGACCAAGGTCATCGAGtccacccagggcctgggcaACGACCTAGCTGGGGTGCTGGCACTGCAGCGGAAGCTGGCCGGCACCGAGAGGGACCTGGAGGCCATCGCCGCCCGGGTGGGCGAGCTGACTCGAGAGGCAAATGCCCTGGCCACTGGCCACCCTGCCCAAGCCTCTGCCATCAATGCCCGGCTTGGAGAGGTACAAGCTGGCTGGGAAGACCTACGGGCCACCATGCGACGCCGAGAAGAGTCACTGGGTGAGGCGCGGCGGCTGCAGGACTTCCTGCGCAGCTTAGATGACTTCCAGGCATGGCTCGGTCGCACGCAGACCTCTGTGGCCTCTGAAGAAGGGCCAGCCACCCTGCCTGAGGCAGAGGCCCTCCTGGCCCAACATGCAGCCCTGCGGGGAGAGGTGGAGCGGGCCCGGGGCGAGTACAGCCGGCTGCGGGCCCTGGGTGAGGAGGTGACCCGGGACCAGGCTGATCCGCAGTGCCTCTTCCTAAGGCAGCGACTCGAAGCCCTGGGAACCGGCTGGGAGGAGCTGGGCCGCATGTGGGAGAGCCGGCAAGGCCGGCTGGCCCAGGCCCACGGCTTCCAAGGCTTCCTGCGGGATGCTCGCCAGGCCGAGGGCGTGCTCAGCAGCCAG GAATATGTTTTGTCCCACACGGAGATGCCGGGGACACTCCAAGCTGCTGATGCCGCCATAAAAAAACTGGAAGATTTCATGAGCACCATGGATGCCAATGGAGAGCGGATCCGCGGCCTGCTGGAGGCTGGACGCCAGCTGGTATCTGAGGGCAACATCCATGCCGAGAAGATCCAGGAGAAGGCTGACTCCATTGAGAGGAG ACACAAGAAGAATCAAGAAGCAGTGCAGCAGCTTTTGGGCCGTCTTCGGGACAACCGCGAGCAGCAACATTTCCTACAAGACTGTCACGAG CTGAAGCTCTGGATTGATGAGAAGATGCTGACAGCCCAGGATGTGTCCTACGATGAAGCCCGCAACCTGCACACGAAGTGGCAGAAGCACCAGGCGTTCATGGCTGAGCTGGCCGCCAACAAAGACTGGTTGGATAAGGTAGATAAG GAGGGGCGGGAACTGACCCTTGAGAAGCCTGAGCTGAAAGCCCTGGTGTCCGAGAAGCTAGAGGACCTCCACAAGCGCTGGGACAGGCTGGAGAGCACCACTCAAGCCAAGGCCCGCAGCCTCTTCGATGCCAACCGAGCCGAGCTGTTTGCCCAGAGCTGCTCAGCCCTGGAGAGCTGGCTGGAGAGCCTGCAGGCCCAGCTACACTCTGACGACTATGGCAAGGACCTCACCAGTGTCAACATCCTGCTCAAGAAGCAACAG ATGCTGGAACGGGAAATGGCTGTGCgagagaaggaggtggaggcTATCCAGGCCCAGGCGACAGCACTGGCCCAGGAGGACCAGGGTGCGGGGGAGGTGGAGAGGACCTCCAGGGCTGTGGAGGAGAAGTTCCGAGCCCTGTGCCAGCCCATGAAGGAGCGCTGTCAGCGCCTACAAGCCTCTCGCGAGCAGCACCAGTTCCACCGGGATGTGGAGGATGAGATT TTGTGGGTGACAGAGCGGCTACCCATGGCTAGCTCCATGGAACATGGCAAGGACCTGCCCAGTGTCCAGCTTCTCATGAAGAAAAACCAG ACCCTGCAGAAGGAGATACAGGGCCATGAGCCTCGGATCGCAGACCTAACAGAGCGGCAGCGTGCTGTGGGCGCGGCAGCGGCAGGCCCGGAGCTGGCTGAGCTCCAAGAGATGTGGAAACACCTGAGCCGTGAGCTGGAGCTTCGAGGCAAGCGGCTGGAGGAGGCCCTGCGGGCCCAGCAGTTCTACCGCGATGCCGCCGAGGCGGAGGCCTGGATGGGCGAGCAGGAGTTACACATGATGGGCCAGGAGAAAGCCAAG GATGAGCTCAGCGCCCAAGCAGAGGTAAAGAAGCATCAGGTGCTGGAGCAAGCCCTGGCTGACTATGCTCAGACCATCCACCAGCTGGCAGTCAGCAGCCAAGACATGATTGACCACAACCACCCAGAGAG CACACGGATTTCGATCCGCCAAGCCCAAGTGGACAAGCTATATGCCAGCCTCAAAGAGCTGGCTGGAGAGCGGCGGGAGCGCCTGCAGGAGCACCTGCGGCTGTGCCAGCTCCGGCGCGAGCTAGACGACCTGGAGCAGTGGATCCAGGAGCGTGAGGTGGTGGCAGCATCCCATGAGCTGGGCCAGGACTACGAGCACGTGACC ATGCTCCGGGACAAATTCCGAGAGTTTTCCCGGGACACGAGTACCATCGGTCAGGAGCGCGTGGATGGTGCCAACGCCCTGGCCAACGGTCTCATTGCTGGGGGCCATGCCGCCCGGGCCACTGTGGCTGAATGGAAGGACAGTCTCAATGAGGCCTGGGCAGATCTGCTTGAGCTGCTAGACACTCGGGGTCAGGTGCTGGCAGCAGCACATGAGCTGCAGCGCTTCCTGCACGGGGCCCGCCAAGCCCTGGCACGGGTGCAGCACAAACAGCAGCAACTTCCAGACGGGACCGGCAGGGACCTCAACGCGGCCGAAGCCCTGCAGCGCCGACACTGCGCCTTCGAGCACGACATCCAGGCCCTCAGTGCCCAG GTCCAGCAGGTACAGGATGATGGCCACCGACTCCAGAAGGCCTATGCTGGAGACAAGGCTGAGGAGATCGGCCGCCACATGCAGGCTGTGGCCGAGGCCTGGACCCAGCTTCAAGGAAGCTCTGCTGCCCGCCGCCAGCTGCTACTGGACACCACGGACAAGTTCCGCTTCTTCAAGGCTGTTCGGGAGCTGATGCTGTGGATGGATGGGGTGAACCTGCAGATGGATGCTCAGGAGCGGCCCCG GGATGTGTCCTCCGCAGACCTGGTCATCAAGAATCATCAAGGCATCAAGGCAGAGATAGAGGCCAGGGCCGACCGCTTCTCCTCATGCATCGACATGGGGCAGGGGCTGCTTGCCAGGAGCCACTATGCAGCTGAGGAG ATCTCAGAGAAGCTGTCTCAGCTGCAGGCCCGGCGCCAGGAGACAGCAGACAAGTGGCAGGAAAAGATGGACTGGCTCCAGCTTG TTTTGGAAGTGCTTGTATTTGGGAGAGACGCAGGTATGGCAGAGGCCTGGCTGTGCAGCCAAGAGCCACTGGTGCGAAGTGCTGAGCTGGGTTGCACAGTCGATGAAGTTGAGAGCCTCATCAAGCGGCATGAGGCCTTCCAGAAGTCAGCAGTGGCCTGGGAGGAGCGTTTCAGCGCACTGGAGAAGCTCACAGCG ctggaggagcaggagcaagaacggaaaagaaagaaggaggaggaagaacgGAGGAAACAGCCCCCTGCTCCAGAGCCCACAGCCCGTCGGCCTGAAGGGGACCTGGTGGACAGCCAGACAGCTCCCGATGCCACCTGGGACAG AACCCACCCCCGGCCACCAGCACCCACGCAGCAGGCCAGTGTTAATGGAGTCTGCACAGATGCCGAGTCCCCACAG CCCCTGCTGGAACAACAGAGACTTGAGCAGAGCAGCTTCCCAGAAGGACCT GGGTCTGGCACAGGAGACGAGGCCAATGGGCCAcgaggagagaagcagacccgGACGCGGGGCCCAGCCCCTCCTGTGATGCCCCAGAGCAGGTCCTCCGAGTCAGCCCGTGTTGCCACTTTGCCCCCCCGAGGCCCTGAGCTCTCTGCCCAGGAGCAGATGGAGGGGATGCTGTGTCGCAAACAGGAGATGGAGGCCTTTGGCAAGAAAGCTGCCAACAG GTCTTGGCAAAATGTGTACTGCGTCCTGCGGCGTGGGAGCCTCGGCTTTTATAAGGACTCAAAGGCAGCCAGCATGGGAGTGCCATACCACGGAGAGGTGCCTGTCAGCCTGGCCAGGGCTCAAGGCAGCGTCGCCTTTGATTATCGAAAGCGCAAACATGTCTTCAAGCTGGG CTTACAGGatggaaaagaatatttattccaGGCCAAGGATGAG GCAGAGATGAGCTCATGGCTGCGGGTGGTGAATGCTGCCATTGCCACCGCGTCCTCTGCCTCTGGAGAGCCTGAAGAGCCAGCGGTGCCCAGTGCCACACGGGGCATGACCCGGGCCATGACCATGCCCCCAGTATCACCGGTCGGGGCTGAGGGGCCTGTTGTACTTCGCAGCAAGGATGgcagagaacgagagagagaaaaACGCTTCAGCTTTTTCAAGAAGAGCAAGTAG